TATGAATGCCAAACATCTATTATGAGCTTCAattttattcaccaaaattgttttcttttcaaTCTTTTCCTTAATGCCGTGTTGAATGCAAACCTTTATTCACTCACATTTTCCTGCAACCTcgtttatttaaaaatttaatcaTTTCATAACCAAAAAACTTAAATACACCCCATGCGATTTGTGATATCTTCACTTGAAAATTGGGCATTTTCTGGGCAACATGAAACCAACACCGCGCATCGCGCGGTGAACCCCTCCTAGTATATACAAGGTAGACTAGGAAACCATGCTGTGCAAGGCACAGCTTGGGCCCACCTGAAATgttgtttaaaatatatatagaaAAATAGCAGCAATATAAGAATTAAATATATGGCAAATATAGTTTCAACATGATAGCGCTTTTGTTTAGCATTGCTAATTCGAAACATTAGCCCAAAAATAAGATAGTCCTAAgttaaaaattaactaaaaaaataaagcatgaatttttttttttgtaaaattaatTCTAACAAATACATATACCTTCACATGTCCTTATTTGAAAATATAATAATAGCATGAAAAACTGTGTCGATATCGTTAGAAAAAAATAACTCATTCAACTCGCAACTTAGAGTCTAAAAGTATCATTTAACATATAATGTCCCACTGAAAAGTATAAATGAGAATACATTGACCTCatttagaaagaaaattaacaatatgAGTTATGTTAGCAAATTCGTCTcgtttagaaaaagaaaaatgaaagagaaaggtTTAAAGCATGGGAACAGTTAGAGAGATAAAGGGTGGAAAGGAATGAAGGACGAAACAGTGGTACATTAAGATTTGTGTAGGTTTTTTTCATCGTAAAAATGGAAagagaaaataaggaaaaaattaaaaaaagaaagaaattaaatcaCCTTCCTCAAAAAGAGTATGCCACTTGTCAAAAAGAAGAGGAGCCATGTGGCAACCATTGGGACTGCTACAGTAACTTCCCTTCTCTTTTTATTATACTCGAGGGATAAGTAAGTTCCAGCGTGGTCTTACTTTCTCAATGCGCAGAACAAGAAATCGAAGTCCATTTTACAGCATAACTAGTCACATTTTTTGTTCATTTCTGCTTCAAATCAACTATATTATAATCCGAGTCATGAAGACAGCAAGGGCACCCCACGAATCCGACGATGGTCCTCGGTTGCGCCAATCACTTTTCCTGCTGCCACAATTGCTCCTATTGAATTGAGAGTTCGACGAAAATTTGGCATCCTCTCAAAAACCCTTCAGTTGTGTGGATGACTTAGGAGATATTTGGATTTATAGCCCCTCAATTATATTAATAGTTAAATGTATTTAAAGAATTGATAGATTACATACCCAAATGCCTTTTAAAGTAATCAAAACAACTTAGTTGCGATAAGATTGAGGGATTTGAtaattgatttgaaaattttctcatATCTCTCATGTTGTTGTTTTGATTACTTGAGAGACATGGATTTGTAATTTGTAATTCACCAATCATCCAAACACCTTTTAAACACTAAAACAATTGGTGAATTACAAATCCAAATGTCTGTTAGACAATTCAAACAATTAAAACGAATTGGTTGAATTCCAAATCTTCCATCaaattttttcatccaaaagaagccaaagaaatttaagaaaattctaAATATCTTCACGGAATCCATCAAAttaatgagtttgtttggacaaagagaatttggaaaaaaaaaatttgcctcACAAatctcaatcacctttttatctcacatacatcacatcacaaaaagtactacagtaaatatctcaaataaatcatccaaataaactcttatccaaacaaaatgTAGGAGATGGAGAGATGACGCAAGCTAGCACTGCCAATTATTACTAGGATGATGGTCTCAAACTATGCTACGAGTATACATAtattagggataattgcagaaacctcccatgAGATTTCTGACATTTTCACTGACCTCTcctgtggtttgaaaaattatactgACCTCCCCttaggttactaatcctttgcaaattcagtccaaacaattaaaatattattttagggagtgaaattagaattttttaccaaatttgtcctttgtactacatgtccaatgaatgacaaaatactacaaatcaattaacaattaataaactttaaggagtatagtttataggtaaatacgcattacctatttaaagtaccggctctttatgggtattttactttcaaacattaaCCGTACctgattagtaacctcaggggaggtcagtgtaatttttcaaactacaggggaggtcagtgcaaatgtcagaaacctcaggggaggtttctgcaattatccctatatATTAATCCTACACGAccaacttgcattaatcacTTTTGTCTGTCAGAACCCCTCAAAAGTTATCCAGTGCCATTTTGAGATTCGAGTATTGAAACAGCAAACACTTGACGTAAAATCACTATCAGGTAAGGATAATGCCGTATACGATAAAAATGCACCATTCTTCCTATCTTTGAGCATCAATCCCCGAAGGAATGTAACAGAATTAGCGTAGCCTTTGTCCAATTACTTCTTTACATATAATCTAAAAGtatgaagagaaaagaaaatgagaacAAAGAAATATATGCCACcagaaagaaaataagaaatttttgtgACTATGATACAAGTGTCTAGTGTACAACAATTAGTAGTATACGGCTACAATGGAAGACTGCAACGACGTGGAGCAGTCTCTGCGTAGATGGATGGAGGTGTTCTTCTAGTAAACGTAACGGCGAAGATAATCCACTCGAGCTGGATGCTTGAGCTTCATGAGAGCCTTTACTTCATGCTTCCGAACCATTTCTCTGGAGATATTCAAGTTTCCTGCAATCTCCCCCAGTGTTCGATCACCTTTACCATCAAGTCCATATCTCTGTCTGATTACTAAACTCTCCTTAGGCTTCAAAGAATCAAGCTGTTGACcgccaaaaaaataataatgatgatAATAAGCAGGACATTTAGTATCAAGAGGTGGAAATCAAGCAACAACATTTCCAAATAAAGAGAATTGAAGGAGTAAACTAAATGCAATGTAGGTCTAAATACAGGTTAATTAATTAAGATTTCAGTCGCTTGCAAGGAGCATACAAAGCAAAATTACTGATAAATACGCTACATCAACCACGGTAAGTAAATCCCAAGAAAGAACATCCAGTCTATAATATCATTAAACCCTTTCTCCACAGGAAATACAAAATACTCTATTAGTATTATCTTGAGCAACACATTGATAGAGAATGCAAGTACGATCAATCTGGCAAAAGGTGATGaatttgatcaaattaaacccAAATGACTAGgccaaaaaagataaaattaccACATCATCAAGAGCAAGCCTGAGAAGAGCAGGTTGCCTCCGCTTTTCTCCTTCAACACCATCAACATCCGTAATCCCATTGATGAACTCTTCCTGAGTTGTTGAATGCCTTGCATGGAGCGACAATATAGGTTTGGACACCCTCATCACTTCATGGTATCTTTCAGGGGAAATTCCAACCCTTTCTATTATTTCGTCATCTGTTGGCATTCTCTGAAGCTCAAACAACAATTCCAACTTGGCCCTTTGTATTTCTATTCTGACCTGCAGCAAAGGATACCTTAAGGGTTTGTTTCATATAAAAGGTAGTGGAATatacaaagggaaaaaaaaaaaagaggctgactatcttctacaaaattttgagaaaatgcaAACACTTCATGAGAGTACAGTGTATTATATCTATAGAGAGATAAACAAATTCCTTCTCAATATCAATGTTGATGGGGCCATTTATCTGTATATTTCTTGACTCAGGTGGTGAGAACCatatttgatttttcatccgAATAAATATTAGAAACAGTTTCATTTTCTCTCCCGCACCATCCACTCATGATTTTAACCACAAAAAGAAACCCCAAGACGTGATTTTGTTTACTTAAGATGAGATGACTGCCCAAAGATAGAATGGAAACTGATATATCATGTCTAACGAAGAGAGTATTTGACCATTTCAATCAGTCATGACCAGAAAAGAGAAGATTAAAGAAACTTACCGAATCAAGACCAAAGGAAACCTTGGTGAAGCTTGAAAGTGTCATTGAACGAATGATGGCATGTCTGATCCAAAAGAGGCCATACGTTGAAAGGCGGAACTTTCGTTTCGGTTCAAAGCGGTCGATGGCCGTGATAAGTCCCTTTACTCCTGCCTGACAGAGGTCTTGGAATTTAGGCCCATTCGCAAAGTCTTGAAAATATTTGTTCATTACAAACAAGACGAGGCGGaggttatgctgcaatcaacgAGGAATGGTGATCATGGCTTTTCAGCATTACCAAAAAAATATGATTCATAGGGCACGTCAACAACTATTACAACTGGCTTTATTTGAATCAGTTATATTTAAAAGTAATGTGGAGGTTCAAATTTAAACTCAAACAGGAATAAAGGTCTAAACAGATTTGCATCACAAGCTTTTTCAACTATCAGATATCCTGTTTCCTGACTATCATGATACCTAATGTCCAGTATTTTAAACTGAAACCTGTTGAAATTACAGAAAGATATCAGAATCCAAAATCCAGTAATTGACAACCAGGTCGAATGCTATACTAAAATATGTTAATGGCTTTGCTTTACTTCAAAATAATAAAGTCAAAAAAGTAGTCCACTAAGCATCTCAATGTGATACCAATGGAGTCACGACTGGTAAATGCCCCGCTAGACCACACTTTCCTAAGCAGCTTGTACAATTGCTGACGACTAGATGATTCACATTATTTCTGATAAATAATTGAGTAGAATTCGTATCCCATCAAAAATACGTGCAGCACACATCtcgattttcattttgaaaaggtCAAATTGAGAACTGTGTCGAGACTTCCCCAGGATCTGCCAAAAGTTTCCATATTTGGCAGCTACATCTAATAAAAACATCATGCAATGCGGAAATGCTCCCCAGAATAAGTAGATACCTTAATCAATTTGTTTCTTGCCGCTTGACCAACTTTGATGTCTTTCCTCAGACGAAGAACGTCCAAGTTTGTTGCCTCAGCTAATTCACCATCGGTTGGTTCTCTTCCCAGATCATTTGGCAAGTTCTCTTTCACTTGAATAATTGCCTAGATTATTGTAAACCCAAgttcaaaaatatcaaaatcttGCGCTCATATACTCAAGGCTTAGATAGTTCTTAGCGCGCATTTCTGTTTCTTGCATAAAGAAATTTGTTCTCACCTTCATTGGTTGCATCAATTTGAAAAGCCACGAGTGCTCAGAAGAAGGAAGAACTGGCGGAATCTTCATCTTCTTCCAGTCTAAGCTAGTAAATTCAGTAGAACCCGAATATTCTCTTAAAAGTCTATTGATtttttcatcttcatcatcctcACTTGATTTTCTATTGATtttttcatcttcatcatcctcACTCGATTTTCTTTGCTGGGATGAAGTAATCGCTTCACTATCTCTTTTCTTTCTCATAGCAACTCTTTTATCGAGACTCAATCTTTTTGACTTCTTCCTCAGACTTCTTACCACGGTGTAATTAGCTCCCTTCTCTGTCTCCACATTGGCTTCTTTCATCCTCTTTCTTCTCTGTTGGTCTCTTTTCATGCCGAGGTCTTTAACTTCCATATCTGAAACTTTAGTTGCCGGACTGAGCTTATAGATATTTTCAAGCCTGGCAGCAGCCTCATTGTAGTCTAGTTCTAAGGTACTTGAAGCGGCTTCCTGAGCAGAGACGGCCTTTACTCTTTCAGGACGCTTTACCACTCGCTTTAATCTCTTCTCGTTTACGTTAGATCCCTCGACAGGTAAAGAAAGAGATTCCCTAGGGGCAACCAAAGCAGCATTTTTTGTTTTACCATTTTTGAATGACACTAGTGATGGTCTTCTGGGCTGAGATATGCGTGTTGCCAATTTTGCATTCAATCCCAATGGACTTCGTGCAGCAGAGCTAGAAACAGTCACAACTCCCATGAGCAGTGCAAATTAACCTGATAGTTGGTACAGAGACAGAAGATCTTCTCGAGATTCCTCAGTCCTGCAACACCATTTACATCGAATtacgaaaaaaggaaaagctttATACTGAAGAAATAAATGCCAATGCCAATTTTCATTGAATATTCTAGGACTTAAACCAGATAACTTGCCCCCAGTGCTAGAGAATCACCAGCAGCAGAATCATATTAGTCACAATACCAGTGGGTGTTCCACTGGAATCCTTAACAACTTTGGTTGCATATAATTTGCCGAGCAATTTGAATTGATAAATAAAAAGTATCTGCACTCAACCTGCAAACTAAAATATTGCTGTAGAAGTACTGAATTATGACATCAAACCTCGTGCTCTAACACATAACGACCTATCTGCTCTTCTCCCTTGAACCCATGAAAGATCAGACAACAAGAATAAAATCAACAGCTCCAGTCGGATTTGCATTCATCTCAAAAATATCCCAGACATTTTCCTTCCTCCTTTCTACTAATTAGAAGTAACTTACGGCAAGTAAACAACGCTACAAGAATATCAAACTGTCCTACACCGCTCCGGAGGAGAACAATGGTAGATCAGA
This portion of the Coffea arabica cultivar ET-39 chromosome 2e, Coffea Arabica ET-39 HiFi, whole genome shotgun sequence genome encodes:
- the LOC113729958 gene encoding RNA polymerase sigma factor sigE, chloroplastic/mitochondrial translates to MGVVTVSSSAARSPLGLNAKLATRISQPRRPSLVSFKNGKTKNAALVAPRESLSLPVEGSNVNEKRLKRVVKRPERVKAVSAQEAASSTLELDYNEAAARLENIYKLSPATKVSDMEVKDLGMKRDQQRRKRMKEANVETEKGANYTVVRSLRKKSKRLSLDKRVAMRKKRDSEAITSSQQRKSSEDDEDEKINRKSSEDDEDEKINRLLREYSGSTEFTSLDWKKMKIPPVLPSSEHSWLFKLMQPMKAIIQVKENLPNDLGREPTDGELAEATNLDVLRLRKDIKVGQAARNKLIKHNLRLVLFVMNKYFQDFANGPKFQDLCQAGVKGLITAIDRFEPKRKFRLSTYGLFWIRHAIIRSMTLSSFTKVSFGLDSVRIEIQRAKLELLFELQRMPTDDEIIERVGISPERYHEVMRVSKPILSLHARHSTTQEEFINGITDVDGVEGEKRRQPALLRLALDDVLDSLKPKESLVIRQRYGLDGKGDRTLGEIAGNLNISREMVRKHEVKALMKLKHPARVDYLRRYVY